The Xiphophorus couchianus chromosome 22, X_couchianus-1.0, whole genome shotgun sequence genome includes the window ACCGGATCTGATCCGGTTTCAGCTCATTGTACCTAATAAACTGGCCGGTGAACACACATCTAAGAACAGGAGTTCTGGGTCCAAACCGGGCCGACCTGCAGATCTTGAGCTTCCTCATCCCATCAGAAACGgtccagaaccatcagaaccggTCCGAAGGCTCACCTGTACACGGCTGGGTAAGGCAGCAGGTACCGGTCCTCCAGAGCCCCGCCCCCCCAGCAGAGCAGGTAGGTCGCCATGACGACCAGGCCCCGCCCACAGTCCCAGCTCAGCGGCCAATCAGACGGCACCTCTGCAGTATTATGACATCATCCTGGTACGACATCatctccttttcttcttctgcggCTCTTAACGCCGCGGCGTTCCCTTGGCTTCCCAGCGTTCCCAGTCCTCTCCCAGTCTGATCTTCCTGGTTTCCCTCAGAGGTATGAGCTTCCTCCTGGGCCGACCCGaacgctcctcctcctcctcctctgctcttcctcctcctcttcctctctttgtcTCCTCTTCCCTTCCTGGAAGTTTCTGTCTGCGGCTTGCTGAACTTCTGCTTCAGAACAAATCCTGGACAGAACCGGGCCCTGAGCCCAGCAGAACCTGACTCAGGTGGAGACATCAATGagaggaggtcagaggtcacagatGGTAGAGATCAACACGAATttcagggaggaggagggggaggaagaagaggaaggtttctgtttttctgaggAGTGGGAGGTCTTTCTCTCCGTCCCATCTCTGAGATTCAGTCTGGATGAACTCATAAGGAATTTCCCTCCCAACCTCCAAACCCGGATAAATGCACATGAACGTgtgggtgcgtttgtttctaataccttgtgggaaccatatactacgttgtggggacccgCTGCTCCTTGTGGGACTGAAGCCTGggccccacaaggggaaactcTGCTTTTGGGTCaagggtcagatttaggactaaggtgtgaattgagttttggttggttatagttacagtaaggtttaggctgtgaatggaagtcaatggaaagtccccacaaagatagccacgcaaatgtgtgtgtgtgtgtgtgtgtgtgtgtgtgcagcagctTACAGTCTAAAAACTTCTGAGCTTCAAAGAGCCAATCTGGATCAAATTCATCCCACATTCCCATGAAACCAGAGCTGGGAGTgtccactgtgtgtgtgtgtgtgtgtgggtgtgtgtgtgtgtgtgtgcagcagctgctgttgctgtttggCTGCTCTCCTGGTTTGCATTCCTCCGgctctgtggttctgacccgtttccTGGTGCAGACAGTAAAGCCCGGCTCTGTTTGAGTCTGTTCTGTTAAGCTTAGTTCTGTTCTGGTCGGTTCTGTGAAGCCCGGTTCTGTTTGGGTCGGTTCTGGCGGCCTACACCCAGCAGGATGAGATCTGGAGGAAGGCCGATCCTTCCCTCCAATGAGAGTTCAGGAAGTAAACGCTcagaacaggaaacaggaagttagaaattattttcggtccaagaagaagaaaacttcaCTAAAAACTGAGGCAGACTGAACCAGGCAAAGGTCAAGAGGTCAGCTGAGACCAAGCTGGAGCGTCCTGGTATGAAGAGCTGCTGGACTGAAGGAACGGTTCTGGAGGGAAACAAAGGAGCAGACCCGACTCAGAGGTTCTGGATGTTAGAGGCTGGAGGCTTCCtttggattgatggatggatcgAACTGATCGGACCCATCGGATGGTTCTGGTGGTCATGTGACCCTGCAGGTGTCAGAACCAGCCGCTGAGTCGTGACAGATCTTCTTCTCTTTGATTTCCTGCCTGTGGTGACTCAGTGTTGCCATGGCGACGGGCTGAAACGGACCTCCAAGTGCGGCTGACAGCAGGACGGCGGGAACGGGTCGGCTCAGAACTGCGGGTCGGACCGGCGCTCCGTCTGCTGCAGATACTCCAGCTGGTGATGATTCAGGAGACGAACGGAGATCCGCAGAGATTCACTGTAGAACCGGGCCGAGGTCCGGCTGGTCCTGTGGTTCTGACTGGTCCGGCTGGCCCGGCCGGTCACCATGTGCatcaggatttttatttttgcttttgttttttgacatctTCGGCTCTAGTTTCCTTCTCTGAACAGTAAATTCCCGGCGGTCGGGAATTGAACCCGGGACCGCTCCGTTTACGGTTCTTTCCCCGCCGAGACGCCGGCGCTCCATCAGGCAGAAACCAAACATTAAATGACCTCAACACAGTTTTGGTCTGGACCAggttagctaacattagcatgagGGCTAACACCTGCTACTATCAATATTATTCCTATAATCACTTAATCAGGGCCTTCGCTGATGGACCCAAACAGTTCTGCAGGGTTCTGAGTTCTGGTCGGATCCGTTCTGGTTTCCGGGTTTGTTCTGATTTTAAGAAACTGATTGGAATTTCTGCTTCAGCTGGTTCTGTTTGACCTTTGGTCTAATCTGAAtgggttctgatggttctgctGCTGATCAAAACCAGTCAACACAACCAGAACCGCGTGGAGGTGCTGCCCCCCAGTGGCCACTCGGTGGTACTGCAGCAGGCTCTACAGTCTCTGATGAAACCCGACCTGCAGAactcagaacagaaccagccagCAGAACTCGTCACAAGCAGTCGTCCGGATCAGAACCTTCGGACTCACCTGCTGTGCAGCGCCGGCACCGACGTCGCCTTCCTGAAGCTGTCTCTGACGATGGAATGCCGCCATGTGTCTTTCTCAGACCGGGACCGGACTGGGGGCCCCAGCCCGGCGCCGAGGGCTGTATCAGAGGACGACTCGGGCCGGGTCAGCGGAGCGAAGCTCAGCTCCAGGATCTGCTTGGCGCTCTCGCAGATCTGACTCTGGACAGAGAAACGGGTCAGCGGCGGCCTGGTGCCACGCGGCGGGCCCTCCGGAACCGGCCTACCTGTATCTCGGGGGTGAGTGTGGGCAGGTCGAAGGTGAAGACGGAGGTGGAACCGGAGGTGAGCAGGTCCACGCTGTCCAGGCTGCTGTAGGACGTACCCTTGGCGCGGTGCGACTCCATGATGTTCTCGAAGTGGCGGCTGAACGAGTCCAGCTGGCTCTCTGACGGTCGCCGGGCAACGACCCCCGCCACCGGCGACTTCAGGCTGCCATGGGCCTCGGACGGCGGCGCCGTGGttctggaggaggagacggGTCAGACCTGAGCGGTGGTTACCCTGGAAACCAGAGGCGGACGCCCTCACCCCTTCACCAGCAGACTGAGGACCTCGTCTTCCTCTCTGGCGGCGCGCTGCCGCTGGCGGTCGCCCTGCATGCGGACGCTGGCCCAGCTGGCCacgccctcctcctcctcatcttcctcgtcctcctccacCTGGCCGTTCTGCTCCCTGAGGCCCGCCGGGTCGAATCTGGATGACCCGTCCTCCGGGCTGAAGCAGGACTTTCCCAGAACGCTGTGGCTGAAACCCGGATCGGCCTCTTCAGCGGCCTCGGCCTCCGCTCGCATCACCTGCAGGGGGCGGGGCGATTATCGCATCGGTTATCGAGGTGATGAATTCTGATCAATAAATCACAACCTGCAGGAATAAATGGTTCTTATCGTAGAACCATAAAGCGCTGCGATACAACTTTAACTTCATATCAGCCAGAACCAGTTCACCTCGTCCAGGTCCGTCTGAACTGATTCATTTATCTGAACTGATTCAGTGAACTGATTCAGTAAAGTGAACAGGTTCACCTCGTCCAGGTTCGTCTCCCGGTAGCAGCGCAGCGGCACGGCGTCCAGGTCCGTCTCAGAGTACTTGATGGACCGCCGGATGATGCCGGTCTTTGGGGCGGGGCCTCGGGGGTCAGGGGTCACCAGCTCCACCTCGACCTGCTGGACCTCGTGATGAGAGagcttctggttctgctggtccCGCCCCCTCCTGTGATTGGTCGGCTGCAGGTGGAGGGAGGAGGGCGGGGTGGGGCTGGGCGAGCCGCTGGTTGGTGGCGTGACGAACGAAACGTCTGCAGGAAGAGAttgaataaactttattaatccagGAGGAAACGGCGTTTCAggccaaagaacaaaacaattcatTCCTCACACAGAGTCCATCGAGTTTCTAGCTGCATGGGTCCCATAATGGGATCCAACATGGGACCCATCGGGGACAGAATGGGTCCCATCAGGGATATAATGGGTCCCATCAGGGATAGAATGGGTCCCATCAGGGACAGAATGGGTCCCTTCAGGGACAGAATGGGTCCCTTCAGGGATAGAATGGGTCCCATCAGGGACAGAGGGCTCTGATTGACCAGCCTGCTCATCCAGACGGACACCATCAGGTCTACAGTTCAGTCACTGAACTGATTCACTGATCTGAACAGATCCTCTGTTCTGAATCAGTTCTTGAACAGACTCCTGTTTCCATTTATCTCACAGATGTTTTAAGGTCCAATGCAACCCGTGCAGTTCTGGTCGGGTCCAACCTAGACCTTCAGGCAGCTGGAGTGGAACCAAACAGGAGGATCAGCTTTAACTCATTCACTGGTGAAACGTTCTGCTCAGAACCAAACCGGCCAGCGGTTAAAAGGTCAAAGGTGGCTGGTTCCGTGGGTCCGGCTTGCCAGAACCGTTGAGGCTGGAGTCGCCTGATGGAGGCAGACGGCCTAAATAAAGGCCAGGAAGTGAGCTGGAGATGGAAGGCTAAGCTGCTAATTGGCTTACTGGAAGCTGCTTGTTCCCCAGCTCCTCACTCGGACAGTtaccgggttctggttctggttctgaaggttctgtCTGATAAGGCACCAGGTTCTCTTACCTCTGCTTCGGCGGCCAGGATCCGTCGGGCCTCCAAACAGGAAGTCCCACTTCGCCCTGGCGATCTTCTGGGACCGAGACGAAGGGCTGGACGGAGCGGTCCGGTCCGACTGCAGGAGAGGAACCAGAGACATGAAATCAGTCCGGTTCAATAACGCCTGGTTTAACTGCAGCAGAACCACTAAACTGGACCCGGATCAGTCTGTCTTTAACATTAGGAACCAAGGTCAGTTTTATGAATAATCAGGAAGTTCCCATCATCACAGCTTCCTGTTGAAGGAGAAGGTTCTGAAAGACCCAAAAGAACCAAATAGAACATACAGGAACATCCCAGATCTTTGATGCTAAAGGTCAACAGAACAGGAAACTTCTcatcagaggtcagaggtcaccacATCAGTGGTGTCCCCCAAGGATCCATCCTAAGACCCACCGATTCAATATCTATAAGGTCTCACTGGCTCAGGATACAACAGGAAATAAGATCAGTTACCGTGACGacacagatgatacacagctctacattatgacgccaccaggtgacctttgaccccattcaatcactgaacagatgctgaGACAGATCAATGTGAGGATGAGCCAAAACTgtctgaacagaaactgaagttatttttattgaacctaaagaggaacgatctagagttatagatctagagtcagcTTCAGTTCTTCCAGTTGGAAACCAGAgatcaggctgacctctgacctgaaccttcagaaccACATAAAGCCGGTTCCACAGTGGGCCTTctagcagctgcagaacatttccaggaccaGAGACTAAAATCTCcgatcagagaaactcatccaggctttagtttctctttagtggctttgattcctgcaaTCAGAACCAATCAATCAGGCTCtagttctgctctgcatccccacaaccagaaccaaacatggagaagcagcattcagcttctatgcaccactgatctggaacaaacttccataTTAGTGAATGATGTCTGTCCTGATAGTGAGGACGGACAGCAGATCAGTTGTTGTCCATCCCAACCAGGGCAGTGAGGAACCACCAGGAGGTCCAGCGCTGCTGGCTgaggaaaacatctaaatatgttttaggtTTATTGAGATCTGAGATCATGTGACATTATTCTATGACATTCTGCCCAAACACACCGTGGACCAGTCCTGCCTCTCCCGCCCCGTCCAGCCAACCTGCATCCCAGAACCGCTGTCCGTAGTACCGTGGCTGGACTGGCTGGAGGGTTCAGGGGACATGCTGTGTCCCAGACTTCCTGTGACCCCACTGGAGCTGGAGGACAATGTCCCCGGGGGTGCACCGTGATCCTGAGTCTCTTTCTGGTTCTTGGACATTCCTAGAACCAGCAGCTGGCACTCCTGGGCCAGCTGTTTATGGACTCCTCGAGCATCCGGTCTACAGCGCTGATCGCTGCTCTGAGTGTGAACTCCAGAAGACGACTGATGGACAGTTTGTCCTTTGGAGGTCCATCTCCCCGGCGGACACTCTGCCCTCTGGCTGGATGCGTTTCTTCTGGGGACCTCGGGGCTGGATGCTGGTGACCCGTCCAGCAGATCATCATGCTGTCTCTGCTCCAGGACCAGAGGTCTATGGTCTCTGGTGTGTTGAGTCGACTGGTACCGGTGCAAGTTGGACCCATCTTTAGATGGTGACGATGTCCGCATCAGTCGGGGGTCCAGTATGGGCAACCCAGAAGCGGGTACTTGATCCAACTTACTTAGCAAGGCAGGAGACACTGGTGGAGCTCTTTTGGACATCCCAGGAGAAATGCATCCTGGTTTCGTTTGAGGTACCAGTGTTTCTGGTTTCCGATTCTGGTTCCAGTTTTCCATCTGCAAAGCCTCAAGGGGAGATTGCCAGAGAGGAGATTCTTTTGGGAACATCCCTGAATGTTTGGGACTCTCAGATCTTACAGAATCAGTGTCAGAGGGAGTCGGAGAGGGAGTCCATTTGTACCGTCTGTCTGCAGAACCAGCAGAAATTCTGTTGGACTCTCCAAGAACCTTACAATCCAGATCAGAGATGGAGTATGGAGAGATGCTCCTCCTGTCACTGATGGGACTGTTTGCATCGCTGGTTCTGCTGCTACAGCGGGACGGATGGTACGGACTCCTACTGCGGGGATCACCGGAGCTGAAGCTCAcaggttctgctgcaggatGACTGGACCTGGTCCTGGTACCAACATCGTGGTAGGTGCTCCCGGCTTGGTGCTCAGTCCTAAAAGGAATCTCATGCTGAATGTCTGTGGGTCTTCCCGCAGGTAACGGGGGGTGAAATTTATTGGGCAACCTGTGACCGTCTTCATGAAGCCAGGACTTCTGTGGACTTTGAGTAGGACCTTGGGGTCGGGCCATTGAGTAGAAAGATTCTCCCATTTGAGCACATAAGCGGTCAGACGCAGGACTTCTGGGTAATCCATTCACTGAACCATGACAGAACCTTCGATCCATGTCCAGGAGCTCAGTTCTGGATGGTAGGGTCAGAGTACTGCGGGGCAGGACAGGTGATCCACCCAAAGACCGGCAGCGAGGAGCCTGAGAGGGTCGAGGTAAAGATGGACTGTGGCTCCCTGAAGCATGGCCTGCAAACCTACGTCTTAGTTCTGGAGACCCAAACTCCTCCAAGGCCCGGTGGGTAGCGTCTCTGGCCACTGCATCCATGGTTGCCTTCGATAAGTAGGGTTGCCCCCATGAGGAGTCCCTCCTCGGCTGCTGTTGGTGGCTGTTGCCATGTAAGGTTTCATCACCATACCACATTGGGTCACTCATCCTCTTCTTCAGATGAGCAGCAAGCTGCTGGCCCTCTGATCTTCTGTTAGGATCCTGTTGGTGTCCAGCCATGCTGCTGACGCTGCCTTTCTCTATGTACCCAAAGGACACCAAAGACATCCGTCCATCTTCATCCACCGTCTCTGGGACCTCACAAGACCTGGGACGGGTGGTGTAGGTGGAGGGCACAGTCAGCCAGTGTGAGGATGTAGAAGATTGAAAGGAGGGATCAAAACTTTCATCCAAAGTTTCCTGATGGTGGAACTGGGCTGCAGAGGAGTGAGGATTCTGGAGCTGGAAGCTGACTGAATGCCTAGAAGAAGACTTAGGGGAGCAGAGGTTCGCCCTCGCCGAACGGCGCGGTATCTCCGGGGAAAGATCTGGACTCCGGTTGGGACTGGACTGGCTGGAGCTCCTTTGGGAGGTAGGGACGAGATCTGGACATTGCAGCATCAACTGGTTGGTTCCACCATCGCCTCGGTCCAGTAACTTCTCGTCCTCTTCCGAAACGGACCGGACTTCCACATAGAGGTGGAGAACTTTACCTGGCTGAGACATGGTGCCCACTTTAGCAACCTGCTCCTTCCTGCTAGCTAAATACGCAGCAGGCTGCTGAACTTCCATGAACCCAGAAGAACCCTGAAGCCTATGGTGTGTGGTGGAGAGAGCAGCAGGTCCATTGTCCATCAGCTCCTACAACCTGCAGCGAGAAAAACAAACCGAAGGAAAATCCGTCAACATCTCAACTCATCAAGTCATTGAGCTCAAAGTTCTCCGTGTTtgaaactgaactaaaatatGTTCTTTAGACCCAGACCTAGACTTCTAATGTCTTAACTAGTGGTTCAAATCCACATGGACCACAGGTTGGACTTCGCAGCTGCTTCTCAGATCCTTCACTTATTCACTCTCACTTCCTGTCCAGATCCCTCACTTCCTGTCCAGATCCTTCACTTCCTGTCCAGATCCCTCACTTCCTGTCCAGATCCCTCACTTCCTGTGCAGATctctcacttcctgttcagatACTTTGATTTGACTGACAGGAAGGAAAGCTTATTGTTAACTTTATTTCCTGTGTGACGTCAGAGTCGACGCGTTCTTATCAGacgctgacctctgaccctggcTTACAGCCATACAGGTCCCTGACCATTGAGACGGGCCGGAGGTCCAAACCTTCAAGAAACAGGAAGAGGCTGAGGAGTTCAACTCTCCTTAGAATGGTCAGGTACATGAACTGGACTCAAACCGGGTCAAACCAGAACCAAGGTCCAAACAACAAATGGAACCCTTAAGGTGGACTGCAGAGTTCAGACCACCTTAAGAGACACCAGGAAGGTTTGGATCCCAGGAGGAGCAGAAGATTTtcactgtctgtgtgtgtgtgtgtgtctgtgtgtgtgtgtgtctgtgtgtgtctgtgtctgtgtgtgtactCTTGGTCTGATAAGCAGTTAGCCCTACTTTTCTTGGACTCTGCTAATAGGATTCCCTCACTaccccctcctcctcccagcATGCATCATTCAGgggctgacacacacacacccctacacacacacacacatacacacacacacacacacacacacacaccccttcgcATGGAGACACACAGGCAGCTGTAACCTTACCTGAGTGTCCTCTGTCCTCACTGCTGCAGTGACGTCTCCTGTGTTTCCGTGGTAACCTCCgtttcctccttcctctcctcagTAACCTAGTCTTTCTCGTCCTCTTTgcactcctcttcctctctgaacACTTGTTGTCTGCAGCAGAGCCGGCTCATCGTGGATTTACagactcctcctcttcctccagaaGCTGCTAGCTCCGCCCACCTTCGCACCAGCCAATGAGCAACTGGGTTGGCTGCTTCAGCCAATGACTGGgtggagggggcggggctacAGACCTGATcaggaaacacaaacactcTGATCAATGAACTGTGATGTCACTGtgctgcattctgattggctgaggccGGCAGAACCAATCAGATGCAAGCTGGCACCAATCAAACCAAACCGAGTCCCTGATTGGTCAGAACGAGACACTACCGACCACACCAGCAGAAAGCAAGCTTACCTGAGATgagctgaggtcagaggtcactgaaGAAAGCTGGAAGTGAAAGCAGATGTCAGGTTGGAGGCTGCTGGTTTCTGTAGAACATCTGATCCCAGATTAACTTTCTCACCGGGGTCACCAGGGTCACCTGGAGCTGCCAGTGGACTCTGGTTACTATGGTGACTCCCTCCTTTCAGGCGCAGCAGGGGCTcatttggttctgattggttcttctGGACCGTAGTTGAGTCATTGCCGTTTGGACCGTTATTCCCTCTGGTCCTGTATGCTTACTTTCACCCAGTTGTTATGAAgcgtaaccatagcaacaaagTATGCCgttatatttttacatctgcttatcaaaaactgaaattacacctgaactttgaccccagaTCCTGAGGAGCTTCACGGATGCAGAGAGACGAAAGACGTTAAAAACCATCTCTAACATTTTTCTATCCAcacagatttaaagaggagcagcaaaagcaaaggaggtggatcAGCAGGAATATGGTTTCTGCTGTCAGAGCCTTTTTCTGATTCGCTGCAgcactgactgctacaggagatccttcctgcccacagcatcaccatccacaccGACTCTTAAAGTTGACACGAGATCATTTACCTTTGGGGTAAACAAAGAATTGatcaaataaatagaataaaagctgaaactaaaactttaacagaaatttcccccaaaaaatTAAGTTGAATATTGgacaattaaaaaacacacagtaaAAGATTTAAACAGGAATAACAAATAACTGTAGCATCACCTGAACTAATGATAATTCAGGTGAAATGagtgagagcagcagcaggtgaggaagaggaggagcagcctCAGCTCTTCCTCTGACTGGACCCTGAAACCAGCTGGACATTATGATCAGAACCAGTCTTCATTAAACACTTCCTGTGGTCATCAGCAGCtcgtctctgattggctgagatcGGACTCGGCGTGTATTGATCTGACTCGAACTGTCCTCTAAAGGTCACTGGACCTCCTGCAtcccagaaccaggaggatgGAGCCGGTTCAGTTCCGCGTCTTTCTATAAATACCATCTGTCTTATTtgttcattcattattttaaatactatTTTAAAGACGAAGCTCCTCTTTATGGTCCATTAAACATTCGTTTCTGTCGCTTCTCAGCTGGATTCGGGAGCAAACATCTCCTTTCAGAAACTgagctttttattgttttacagtaATATTCGGAACCGAGCTGCACTATGTGTGCTGTTTGACAttattctgtttaataaaagtgtgttttatgaTTCGGCTGGCAGTTGATCTCTGAATGCTCAACTTTAATGCGGACCTTTCCAGGATCTCCTGGTCGCTGCTGGAGGCGCTCAGCAGGGTGGACCGTCTCTTCAACAACACCAGGGTTTGGAAAAGTGGAAACGTTACTTCCAGAAAAGTTCTTTAGTGCAGTTAAATCAGCGCCGAATTGTTCCGGAACAACTTTTATACCGACCCAGACTGAACCGGAGTTCTGCCGCAGGTTTAATCTAGTAAACACGAGAATAAACTGAAATCTTGACGTTTTTTAACCGAGTTCCGCGCAGCGGTGTCTTACCTCCAGCAGCGGACAGAAGCTGGGGGCTCAGCGGCTCTCAGCGGCCCCTGGAAGAGCACAGAAGTGCGGACCTGGACTCGCCCTGCAGGTCCATCCCCGATACTGGTGTCGGTACCGCTCAGAGAGGGCAGCTGGGGCAGTAACGGTAATCTGCGTTGCCCCGCGGGGAGAGAGAACAGAAACCGGGCTGGGAGCGGGAGGACGGCCCGCTGGTTCCGTTTTGCGCCCCGCTGGCCCTCCGCTTCACGCtctgtaatttttatttgattttattgatatCTTCCAGGCAGCTGCTGCACTTTAGTTTACCTTCTCCACGGTGACTTCAACTTCCGCATCGTTTGAGTGACGTAACGTAACGTCAGGCtggaacaaccaatcagagaacagaatttttttttttttacagagaattgaatttttgtttagaaaactGATTCCTGAACAAAAAGTTACGAAacatttgattgttttcaggAAGCAGTtcagaatttattaaaaattaagatGTTTGGATTCATAACAGGttaataattcatatttaactTAAATCCGCCTATAAAAGTGATCCTGGTGGTTTTTCTATGATCTGAATCTGgattatattataataattataaataattattattattttcctcctgCAGCCCAGCCTTCAGAAAGCTGCAGTTCCTGCTGagctccagcagggggcgctcacCGTTCCTTCAGGATCTGGCTGGTTTTACGTAGAAGATCTTCAACACGATGATGAtgattaatataataataaaatgaaacatata containing:
- the psda gene encoding uncharacterized protein psda isoform X1; this translates as MDNGPAALSTTHHRLQGSSGFMEVQQPAAYLASRKEQVAKVGTMSQPGKVLHLYVEVRSVSEEDEKLLDRGDGGTNQLMLQCPDLVPTSQRSSSQSSPNRSPDLSPEIPRRSARANLCSPKSSSRHSVSFQLQNPHSSAAQFHHQETLDESFDPSFQSSTSSHWLTVPSTYTTRPRSCEVPETVDEDGRMSLVSFGYIEKGSVSSMAGHQQDPNRRSEGQQLAAHLKKRMSDPMWYGDETLHGNSHQQQPRRDSSWGQPYLSKATMDAVARDATHRALEEFGSPELRRRFAGHASGSHSPSLPRPSQAPRCRSLGGSPVLPRSTLTLPSRTELLDMDRRFCHGSVNGLPRSPASDRLCAQMGESFYSMARPQGPTQSPQKSWLHEDGHRLPNKFHPPLPAGRPTDIQHEIPFRTEHQAGSTYHDVGTRTRSSHPAAEPVSFSSGDPRSRSPYHPSRCSSRTSDANSPISDRRSISPYSISDLDCKVLGESNRISAGSADRRYKWTPSPTPSDTDSVRSESPKHSGMFPKESPLWQSPLEALQMENWNQNRKPETLVPQTKPGCISPGMSKRAPPVSPALLSKLDQVPASGLPILDPRLMRTSSPSKDGSNLHRYQSTQHTRDHRPLVLEQRQHDDLLDGSPASSPEVPRRNASSQRAECPPGRWTSKGQTVHQSSSGVHTQSSDQRCRPDARGVHKQLAQECQLLVLGMSKNQKETQDHGAPPGTLSSSSSGVTGSLGHSMSPEPSSQSSHGTTDSGSGMQVGWTGRERQDWSTSDRTAPSSPSSRSQKIARAKWDFLFGGPTDPGRRSRDVSFVTPPTSGSPSPTPPSSLHLQPTNHRRGRDQQNQKLSHHEVQQVEVELVTPDPRGPAPKTGIIRRSIKYSETDLDAVPLRCYRETNLDEVMRAEAEAAEEADPGFSHSVLGKSCFSPEDGSSRFDPAGLREQNGQVEEDEEDEEEEGVASWASVRMQGDRQRQRAAREEDEVLSLLVKGTTAPPSEAHGSLKSPVAGVVARRPSESQLDSFSRHFENIMESHRAKGTSYSSLDSVDLLTSGSTSVFTFDLPTLTPEIQSQICESAKQILELSFAPLTRPESSSDTALGAGLGPPVRSRSEKDTWRHSIVRDSFRKATSVPALHSRERPADQRDPEVLEVLTNGLKPDLQAARRLAKRLYALDRFRKSDVAPHLSKNNDFSQMVAQEYLEHFNFSSMNIDQALRTFLTRFALMGETQERERVLAHFSRRYRQCNPETLSTDDSIHTLTCAVMLLNTDLHGNNVGKRMSCSQFISNLEGLNDGKDFPKDLLKTLYSSIRNEKLQWTIDEEELRKSVSELADGRTDSASQTMRRVAGGNPLVGVAQQADGELYKSGFLVRKVHADPDGKRTPRGKRGWKTFYAMLKGLVLYLQKDEYRTEREPTEDDVKNAVSVHHALAMRAADYRKRPNVFYLRTADWRVFLLQAPSAEQMQLWITRINAVAAMFSAPPFPAAIGSQKRFSRPLLPGSNTKLTQDEQLQAHENRFRAVSSELTELAAATPDRRVKGRELEEQKLRREYLEFEKTRYGTYAMLLRAKMADGGADLAAFEARLCGDGGLQRAHSSPSLPQDTAGTRDKSRGAKTSRSLKATPSSSSSSVTKSCANEGEGPKNGQRAELQKQSSKQEEVA